ATCATGTTCTTGATGTAGTCGGCGTGACCCGGCATGTCGACGTGCGCGTAATGCCGGTTCGGCGTCTCGTACTCCACATGCGAGATGTTGATCGTGATGCCCCGCTGCTTCTCCTCCGGGGCCTTGTCGATCTCGTCGAACGCCATCACCTGGACGTTCGGGTTCGCCTCACCCAACACCTTCGTGATCGCGGCCGTCAGCGTGGTCTTGCCGTGATCGATGTGACCCATCGTGCCCACGTTCAAATGCGGCTTGGTCCGCTCGAACTTCTGCTTGGCCATCGGGCTCTCCTGCTGTCTCTCTCTTCGGTGAAGGGAACGATCTGGAACGTGGCGGCGGCCGGACTCGAACCGGCGACAACTCGATTATGAGCCGAGTGCTCTAACCAACTGAGCTACGCCGCCTGACGCGGCACGTGCCGCGGCGTACGCCGCGGACACCTGCGAGCCCCCTGTCGGAATCGAACCGACGACACCAGCCTTACCATGGCTGTGCTCTACCGACTGAGCTAAGGGGGCCGGGCGGACTGCCGGCCCGGAGCGTGACAGCCTACTTGCGCTGCGGACCCTCCGAGCAACCCGGAATCGGGTGGTCACGACGGCTCCCTCCCCTTCCACCCGCTGGTCGGCTGGCCAAACATTACGACTCGGTTGCTATGGTGCCTCCGCTCGGGTCGTGCGAGGATCTTGGGGCCCTCGCGGACCGTCACCGCGTCTGACCGAAGGAACGATGGTGCCGTAGTGCTGGTGGATCGTTTGATCATCGAAGCCGAAGAAGGGGTGGAGTCGATCGACCTCCATCCCCGTCTCACGGTGATCGGTGGCATGCCACCCGCCGCCCGCATGGCGTTCGCTCAACTGCTGGCCGGCGCACTACACGGCACCGAACGGGGCGTTCACGCCGAGGTCCGCGACGACTCCGGTCGCCGGCTGGTCGTCATCCGGCCGGGCGTGGGCACGGGCCGGATCGTCGACGTCGACGGCAACGCCGACGTCACCGCCCAGTTCCGCAGCTTCGACGGGAACATCGACATGCTCGCCACCAGCTACGGGCAGAGCACGATCACCCGCATCTCGGCCGACGACCTGACCACCGGCGCGTCGCGGAACGACGCGGTGCGCACCCTCTCGGCCATCGACCAGGTGGGCCTGTGGGACGCCGCCGACGCCTCGCTGGCGCAAGGTCCGCAGAGCGAGGGGCACAAGCGCTGGGTCGAGCTGACCGGCGACATCGACGTGCACTGGGCCGCCGAGCGCCGCACCGAGATCCAGGCGGCGTCGCGGCTGCGCCAGCACATCGCGGCGCTGCGGTCGCTGTCGTCGAGCGTGCCCAACCTCTCCGACGACGACGCCGTGGCACTCGCCCAGGCCATCGTCTCCCAGCTCACCGCAGCCAGCCACGAGCAGGGACCGCGGCCGCCGGTGGTGCTCGACGAGCCGTTCATCGATCTCGACCCGGCGGTCGTGCCGCTGCTGCTGGAGCTGCTGCCGGGCCTCGTCGGCAGCCTGCAGGTGATGCTGCTCACCAACGACGATGCCATCGCGAGCTGGGCCCGTCTGGAAGCCCTGGCGGGCGAGCTGGCGCTGGTCGAACCGGCGCTCGCCGCGGGGTGAGCGAGCAGCTCGCGGAGTCGGGTCTCTCCACCCGGCCGGCGACGCTGGACGACGCCGAGACCACCCGCGCCATCTACAACGTCGAGGTCGAGACGTCGGTCGTGACGTTCGACCTGGTGGCCCGGTCCCTCGAGGAACAGCGGCACTGGCTGGCCGACCGCAGCGGCGCCCACGCCGTGATCGTGGCCGAGGACGGCTCGGGGGCGGTGGTGGGGTTCGCCTCGCTGTCGCCCTACAAGCAGCGCCCGGCGTACAAGACCAGCGTGGAGGACTCGGTGTACGTCCACCGCGACCACCAGGGCCAGGGCATCGGGGGCCTCCTGCTGGGCGAGCTGCTCGAGGTCGCCCGGTCGCACGGCTTCCACGCCGTGTTCGCCCGCATCGTCGGCGGGCACGAGGCGTCGGTGGCCCTCCACCGGGCCCACGGGTTCGAGATGGTGGGCACCGAGCGCGAGGTCGGCCGCAAGTTCGGCCGCTGGCTCGACGTCACGATCATGCAGCGGCTCCTCTAGGGCGTGTCCTGGTCGCAGAGGCGGGCGGCGGCCTTCGTGGCGTCGCGCTCCACCCGGAACAGGGTGTTGCCGAAGCTGTGCACCAGGTTGGCGGCGAAGCGCTTCGGGGTGAGCGGCTCGCGGATGTCGCGGAGGTAGCGGCCCAGGTCGCCGCACCCGAGCGCCCGGCGGGCGTCGGCCACGTCGCGGGACTCGGAGGTCGACGCATCGGTGACGTCGGCGACGAGCCAGGCCAGCGGCACCGGCTTCTGGTGGCCCGGCCGGCGGCCCACCGTGTCCCCGATGTGGCTGCCGATCGGCTGGGCGAGGCTCAGCATGTCGAGCACGTACACCTCGGTGCCCCAGGCGTACGACGGCAGGCCGACCGCGACGCTGGCGTGGGCGGTCCGCCCCGAGAAGCCCCGCCGCAGCGCCCGCGCCACCCGCTCGCCGCCGGCGCCGGGCGGCGTGAACACCGCCTCGCCGGGTGCGAGGCCGGCGGTCGGGTGGTCGGCGCCGAAGCGGGTGTCGGGGCGGACCGGGTGCGGCATGCGCCAGAGCTCGGCGTAGAACTCGCGCTCGTCGACGATCAGGGCGCCCCGGGGAGCCGTCTGGGCCTCGTCGAGCACGTCGAACGGAGGCTGGCCGCGGCGCAGGCCGACGGTGCAGACCACCGCCCACACCAGCACGACCGCGGTGGCGCCGGCCGTCAGCAGCGCCCGGGAGGCGTAGCGGCGGGCGGTGAGGGTGACGCGCAGGTCGTCGGTCGACACCCACACGGCCAGCGGGGCGCACAGGCCGAAGAACGACGGCAGCAGCAGGCGGCCGTGCATGAAGTCGCCGCCGGCCCGCTGGACGTAGAGGCCGTGGGCGATCGCCGCGGCCGCGGGCGCCAGGCGGGCGGCGACGGCAGGCCGGTCGCCGCGCCGCACGTCGCCGTGGACGAGCAGGACCAGCACGGCGATCAGCAGCAGGCCCGGCAGCCACAGGTCGTAGGGGGCCACCAGGTCGCGCAGGTAGGTCCAGCCCTGTGCCCACTGCGGCCGGCCGGCCTCCTTGGCCAGGGCCGTGTTGGGCACGACCATGGCGTAGTAGCCCATGCGGAACACCTGGTAGGCGACGGGCAGCGCCACGATGGCCCCGACGACGCCGAGGCGCCGGCGCCGGGCGCTGTCCCGCCACACCGACAGGACCACCAGGGTGGCGAAGGCGACGCTGAAGATCGCCAGGTCGGGGCGGATCAGCCAGCCCAGGCCCACCAGCGCGGCGCCGGCGACCTCGGCCCGGCGGTCGGGCGGGCGCTCGGTGGTGCAGCGGTACGTGCCCCACCAGGTGGCCGCGCCGAGCCAGGCGAACACGAGGCCGGTCTCCAGGCCGGACGAGGCGAAGTCCCAGAACGGCGGCAGGGCGGCCACCGCGAAGGCGCCGACGGGGACGACCACGCCGGTGACGCCGCTACGGCCCCGCGTCGCCAGGAGGACGCCCGCCCGCTGCGCGGCCAGGAGCCCGGCGGCCGACAGGGCGATGCCCAGCAGCACCGCCTTCCACGGCAGCGCGATGCCAGGGACGACCGCGGCGACGGCGAGCAGGCCCACCCACAGGGGGCTTGTACTCGCCTCCACCCGCTCCCCCGGGTTGAACACCGGGCCGTTGCCCGCCAGCAACTGGTCGACCACCCGGAGGTGGATGAAGCCGTCGTCGGACATCCAGCGCCGCTGCCAGCCCAGCACCAGCAACATCACCACCGGCAGCAGGACCACGCCCCACTGCACCACCCGCGCCGAAGGGTTCAACGATCTGGCCAAGGGGGTCCTTGTCTACGCGGGCCCGCCTTTGGCTTGAGTTTTTTGTGGGCCGGGGAGGATTCGAACCTCCGAAGGCTGTGCCGGCAGATTTACAGTCTGCTCCCTTTGGCCGCTCGGGCACCGACCCAACGAGGGAGACAACCTAGTCCGTCGTGGCGCGGGCCCCGCCAACCGATCCCGGTATGGTCGAGGGCCATGCCGAGCTTCGACGTCGTCTCCGAGATCGACCAGCAAGAGGTGCGCAACGCGGTCGACCAGGCCGCCCGCGAGGTGGGCACGCGCTACGACTTCAAGGGCACGAACAGCACGGTCGAGCTGAGCGAGGATGCCATCACCCTCCACAGCGTGAGCGAGGACCGGCTCAACGCCCTGCGCCAGGTCCTGGAGGAGAAGCTCGTCAAGCGCAAGGTCTCGCTCAAGGCGCTCGACTACCAGAAGGTGGAGGAGGCCTCCGGCGCCACCGCCCGTCAGCTGGTGAAGCTGGTGGCCGGCATCTCCCGGGACAAGGCCACGACCCTCAACAAGTTCATCAAGGAGCTCAAGCTCAAGGGCGTGCAGTCGCAGGTGCAGGGCGAGCAGCTGCGGGTCACCGGCAAGAAGCGCGACGACCTCCAGGCCGCCATCGCGGCGATGAAGGAGGAGGACTTCGGCATCCCCCTCCAGTTCACCAACTTCCGCGACTAGCTAGCTCCAGGCCTGCTCCCACTCGCCGCTGCGAAGGCGGCGGACCCGCTCCTCGGTGGGCGGGTGGCTGCGCCAGAGGTTCTTGAAGCTCATGTTCTTCACGCCGGCCAGCGGGTTGACGATGTAGGCCTGGGCATGCGCCGGGTCGATCTGCATGGGGATCCGCTGGGAGCCGACCTCGAGCTTCTCGAGCGCCCGGGCGAGGGGCTCACCGTCGCCGATGAGGCGGGCACCGGTGCGGTCGGCCTCGAACTCGCGGCCCCGGCTGAGCGCCATCTGCAGCATCCCGGCCGCCAGCGGCGCCAGGATCGCCATGGCGATCAGCGCGATCGGGTTCGGGCCGTCGTCGTCGCGGCCACCGCCGAAGATGGCCGTGAACTGCAGGATGTTGGCCACCATCGTGATGCCCAGCGCGATCGCCGCGGCGACCGAGCCGATGAGGATGTCGCGGTTGCCGACGTGGCTGATCTCGTGGGCCAGCACGCCTTCCAGCTCGTCCCAGGTGAGGATGCCGAGGATGCCCTGGGTCACGGCGACGGCGGCGTGCTCGGGGTTGCGGCCCGTCGCGAAGGCGTTGGGCTGGTCGCTCGGCGCCACGTAGAGCTTCGGCATCGGCATGTTCGCCTTCGCCGTGAGCTTGCGCATGATGGCGTAGTACTCGGGCATCTGCTGCTCGGTGACGGGGACGGCATGGGCGGCCTTGATGGCCAGCTGGTCGCTCTTCCAGTAGGAGAAGCCGACGATCGCGAAACCGATGGCGGCGCCGATGATGATGCCGGTCGTCCCGGCGAACGCTGCGCCGATGAGCATGAGCAGACCGCCGAGGCCGGCGAGGAGGACAGCGGTCTTGAGTCCGTTCTTCACGCCCCGCATCGTACCGGGGGGCGAGGCTCGTGAAGGAGCGCTCCCAGCTACCTGAGCATGCGTTCGTAGCGCAGCTCGTCGATTCCCGGCCAGATCTCCTGGCGATCCTCGGTCACCTCCCAACCCCACCGCTCGTAGCTGGCCCGGGCCCGGGTGTTGCGCTCCATGACCCACAGGGTGAGCGGTTGCAGCTGCGGTCGGGCGATCCGGAGGTACTCCACCGCGGTGTCGTGGAGCCGCCGGCCGATGCCCTGGCCCCAGTGGTCCGGGCGGACGTACAGCGCCCGCAGGTGACCGTGGTGCTCGGGATCGGGGTCGAGCTCCGGTGCGGGGTCGCCCATCACCAGGCCCACCAGCGTGTCGCCGTCGAACGCGCCGAACACCGCGGAGCCGACCGGCTCGCGGGTGAGCCGGGCCCGCCACCGCTCGACGAACTCGTCGTGGGTCGGGGTGGGCGCGTCGGGCGGGAAGATGGGCGCGTAGGCCGTCAGCGCCGTGTGCAGCTCGACCGCCGCGAGCTGATCCACGTCGTCCTCGTCCGCCGGTCGTACCCGGACGCTTCGCTCACGCTCCGTCACCGCAGCACATACTGCCTCGCCCGGGCTACCTATCCCAGCCCCAATCGCGTACGTCCCTCGCGACGGGACCCGCTACTCCTCGGTGGGCTGCTCCTCGGCGCGCTTGCGGATCTCCTCGACCACGGTCGCGTCGGCCAGGGTGGTGGTGTCGCCCAGGGCGCGGCCCTCGGCGACATCGCGGAGCAGGCGGCGCATGATCTTGCCCGAGCGGGTCTTGGGCAGCTCGTCGGTGAAGATCACCGTCTTCGGCTTGGCCGTGGGCCCGATCTTCTTGGCGACGTGCTGGCGCAGCTCCTCGCCCAGCTCAGGGGTGGTCTCGATACCGCCGCGCACGATCACGTAGCTCATGATGGCCTGGCCGGTGACGGCGTCGTTGGCCCCCACCACGGCGGCCTCCGCGACGCTCGGGTGATCGACCAGCGCCGACTCCACCTCGGTGGTCGAGATCCGGTGGCCCGACACGTTCATCACGTCGTCGACGCGGCCCAGCATCCACAGGTAGCCGTCGGCGTCGACTTTGCAGCCGTCGCCGGCGAAGTAGCGGTCGCCGTAGCGGGCCCAGTAGGTCTCCTGGTAGCGCTCCGGGTCGCCCCAGATGCCCCGCAGCATCGACGGCCACGGGCGGGTGAGCGTGAGGTAGCCGCCGCCCCGCTCGACCTTCGTGCCCGCCTCGTCGACCACCTCGGCGGCGATGCCCGGCAGCGGGAACGTGGCCGACCCCGGCTTGAGCGTGGTCGCCCCCGGCAGCGGGCTGATCATGATGGCGCCGGTCTCGGTCTGCCACCAGGTGTCGACGATCGGGCAGCGGCCGCCGCCGATGTACTTGTGGTACCAGATCCACGCCTCGGGGTTGATCGGCTCCCCCACCGAGCCGAGCAGGCGCAGCTTCGACAGGTCGTGGCTCTCGGGCTCCTGCGTGCCCCACTTCATGAAGGTGCGGATCGCCGTGGGGGCCGTGTAGAGGATGGTGACGCCGTAGCGCTCGGCGATGTCCCACAGGCGGTCGCGGCCCGGCGTGTCGGGCGTGCCCTCGTAGATGACGCTGGTGGCGCCGTTGGTGAGCGGGCCGTAGACGATGTAGCTGTGGCCGGTGACCCAGCCGATGTCGGCGGCGCACCAGTAGACGTCGGTGTCGGGCTGCAGGTCGAAGACGTACTTGTGGGTGAAGGCGACCTGGGTGAGGTAGCCGCCGGTGGTGTGCATGATGCCCTTGGGCTTGGCCGTGGTGCCCGAGGTGTACAGCAGGTACAGCAGGTCCTCGCTGTCCATCGACTCGGGCGGGCACTCGGCGTCGGCCTCGGCCAGCAGCTCGTGGTACCAGTGGTCGCGGCCCTCCACCAGCTCGACGCTCACGTCGCCGGCGTCGGGATGGCCCGTCACTCGCTGCACCACCACCGAGTGGGTGATCGACGGCGTCGACGCCAGCGCCGCGTCGGCGATCGGCTTCAGCAGGTGGGGCGCGCCCCGGCGGAAGCCACCGTCGGCGGTGACCAGCACCTTGCACTCGGCGTCGTTGATGCGGTCGGACAGCGCGTCGGCCGAGAAGCCGCCGAACACCACCGAGTGGGCCGCACCGATGCGGGCGCAGGCGAGCATCGCCACCGGCAGCTCCGGCACCATCGGCATGTAGATCGCCACCCGGTCGCCGCGCTCGACGCCCAGGCCCTTGAGCACGTTGGCGAAGCGCTGCACCTCGGCCAGCAGCTCGGCGTAGGTGATGGTGCGGGTGTCGCCCGGCTCGCCCTCCCAGTGGTAGGCGACCTTGTCGCCCCGGCCGGCAGCGACGTGGCGGTCGAGCGCGTTGAACGACACGTTGAGCTTGCCGCCGACGAACCACTTGGCGAACGGCAGGTCCCACTCGAGGATCGTGTGCCAGTCCTGGTCCCACGACAGGAGGTTGGCGGCCTGCTGGGCCCAGAAGCCCTGCCAGTCCTGCTCGGCCTCGTCGTAGATCTCCGCGTCGACAACCAGCGCGTCCTTCTTGAAGGTCGCCGACGGAGGGAAGGTGCGGTCCTCGACCAGGAAGTCCTCGATCGCCGGACCACTCGCGCTGGGCTTCTGGTCGCTCATTCCGCTCCCCCGTTCCGTGTCTTGCGGGCAACGGCCGAGACTAGTGGCGTTCGTCTTGCGCAGAAATGAATGGCCGCGGACGGTGGATGCGCCGGTACCAGGCGTGGCAGGGTGAGGGACATGTCTCGGCGGACGGGTGTCGGTCTCACGCGTGAACGGGTGCTCCAGGCGGGCCTCGGGCTGGTCGATCGGGAGGGCGTCGAGGCGCTCACCATGCGCCGGCTGGGCAAGGAGCTCGGCGTGGAGGCGATGTCGCTGTACGGCTACGTCGCCAACAAGCAGGACCTGCTCGACGGCGTGCTGGCGCGGGTCTACGAGGAGGTCGCCCCGGTCGTCACCGGCACCTGGGAGGAGGGGCTGCGGGCGATCGCCCGGCAGGTCCGCCATGTGCTGCTGCGCCACCCGCACGTCGTCGGCCTGGTGGCGGCTCGTCCCGTCTGCGGGGCGCGCGGCCTCCAGGTGGTGGAATCCGCGCTGGCCGAGCTGCGCGACGCAGGGCTCGACCCCGTGAGTGCCCAACAGGCGCTCACGCTGGTGCTCGGCTTCGCGGTGTCCCACGTCGCCAACCAGGTGGGAGGGGTGGGCGGACCAGGCCACGATGCCGAGTTCGAGGTGGGGCTCGACGTGATCGTGGCCGGCGTCAGCGGCCTGATCGACTCAATGGTGTGACCACTCGAGGACGCGGAAGGCGCCGAGGCCGGTGGGGTCGAGGAGGGCCTCGGCTTCGCTGATGCGGCTGCGGGCGGCGACGGCGGCGAGATCGGCGACGTGGGCCCGTTCGGTCCACAGGCGCTTGCCCTCGGCAACGAGATCGTCGATCCCGTGGTGGCGGAGCCACTCGTGCTGGGCGGTGTCCGAGGTCGGGGGGCGGACGGTGGCGAGCTGGTCGACGGCGATCTCGCAGGTGACGTCCTGGTTGCCGAGCGCATCGAGGTAGGCGCCGCCCGGGGCGTGGGCGCGGTAGGTGCGCAGCCACTCGTCCTGGGGGCGCTTGGCCAGCTCCTCGGTGGTGGCGGCGTAGTCGACCACGACGACCCGGCCGCTCGGTCCGGCGGTCGCCAGCGCCGTGCGCAGCCAGTCCCCGGCCGCGGCCTGGAGGGGCACCCGGGCACCGTCGGGGGCATCGGGCGCGAGGCGGTCGAGCAGCTGCGAACGGGACTCGTCCAGCGGCACGGTGGTCTCCTGGAAGCCGTGCTCGGCACGACCGACGCGGACCTCGTCCCAGGCGCCCTCCCGGCGCTCGGCCAGGTCGAAGGGGAGGTTGTCGAGCAGCTCGTTGGCGAGCACCACGGCCGACGTCCCCGGCACCCGCGGCAGCTCGGCCAGCGACGTGAGCAGTGGCCCCGGCGGCGCCTCGGGCACCGGCTCACCGGTGTCGGCGTCGACCGGGGGCAGCACCAGCGACGGCTCTTCGAGGGGGACGACGGCGGCGTGGCGGCGGCGCTGGGACGGCGAACGCTCCACCAGGACGTAGCGCAGGGCGACGGCACAGTCGGGCTCGGCATGCAGGACCGCCCGGGCCAGCGTCCCCGGCCCCGCACCGGCCTCGACCACCAGGAAGGGGTCGGGCGCACCCATGGCCCGCCACCAGGTGTCGAGGGCCCGGGCGACGACGGCACCGAACAGCGGCCCGACCTCCGGGCTGGTGAGGAAGTCGCCCTCCCGTCGCCCGGCCGAGCCGCCGCGGTCGTAGAACCCGGCGCCCGGCTCGTAGAGGGCGACGTCGAGCACCTCGCTCAGCGGTCGCGGCCCCAACCGCTCGATCCGCGCCGCGACCACGTCGGCGGCGTCCCGGGTCACGGAGCGACGGCTGCGGCCGCAGGCACCGCGAAGTTGGCGAGGTCGCCAAGGTCGGTCGCCCAGGGCGAGACGCCGAAGGCGAGCGTCAGCCCCGCCGTGATGGCCAGGGCGGCGACGATCGACACCGGAACCCGGACCGGCGTGGT
The DNA window shown above is from Acidimicrobiales bacterium and carries:
- a CDS encoding GTP-binding protein, which encodes MAKQKFERTKPHLNVGTMGHIDHGKTTLTAAITKVLGEANPNVQVMAFDEIDKAPEEKQRGITINISHVEYETPNRHYAHVDMPGHADYIKNM
- a CDS encoding GNAT family N-acetyltransferase: MSEQLAESGLSTRPATLDDAETTRAIYNVEVETSVVTFDLVARSLEEQRHWLADRSGAHAVIVAEDGSGAVVGFASLSPYKQRPAYKTSVEDSVYVHRDHQGQGIGGLLLGELLEVARSHGFHAVFARIVGGHEASVALHRAHGFEMVGTEREVGRKFGRWLDVTIMQRLL
- a CDS encoding YajQ family cyclic di-GMP-binding protein; this encodes MPSFDVVSEIDQQEVRNAVDQAAREVGTRYDFKGTNSTVELSEDAITLHSVSEDRLNALRQVLEEKLVKRKVSLKALDYQKVEEASGATARQLVKLVAGISRDKATTLNKFIKELKLKGVQSQVQGEQLRVTGKKRDDLQAAIAAMKEEDFGIPLQFTNFRD
- a CDS encoding zinc metalloprotease HtpX — translated: MRGVKNGLKTAVLLAGLGGLLMLIGAAFAGTTGIIIGAAIGFAIVGFSYWKSDQLAIKAAHAVPVTEQQMPEYYAIMRKLTAKANMPMPKLYVAPSDQPNAFATGRNPEHAAVAVTQGILGILTWDELEGVLAHEISHVGNRDILIGSVAAAIALGITMVANILQFTAIFGGGRDDDGPNPIALIAMAILAPLAAGMLQMALSRGREFEADRTGARLIGDGEPLARALEKLEVGSQRIPMQIDPAHAQAYIVNPLAGVKNMSFKNLWRSHPPTEERVRRLRSGEWEQAWS
- a CDS encoding GNAT family N-acetyltransferase, with protein sequence MTERERSVRVRPADEDDVDQLAAVELHTALTAYAPIFPPDAPTPTHDEFVERWRARLTREPVGSAVFGAFDGDTLVGLVMGDPAPELDPDPEHHGHLRALYVRPDHWGQGIGRRLHDTAVEYLRIARPQLQPLTLWVMERNTRARASYERWGWEVTEDRQEIWPGIDELRYERMLR
- the acs gene encoding acetate--CoA ligase: MSDQKPSASGPAIEDFLVEDRTFPPSATFKKDALVVDAEIYDEAEQDWQGFWAQQAANLLSWDQDWHTILEWDLPFAKWFVGGKLNVSFNALDRHVAAGRGDKVAYHWEGEPGDTRTITYAELLAEVQRFANVLKGLGVERGDRVAIYMPMVPELPVAMLACARIGAAHSVVFGGFSADALSDRINDAECKVLVTADGGFRRGAPHLLKPIADAALASTPSITHSVVVQRVTGHPDAGDVSVELVEGRDHWYHELLAEADAECPPESMDSEDLLYLLYTSGTTAKPKGIMHTTGGYLTQVAFTHKYVFDLQPDTDVYWCAADIGWVTGHSYIVYGPLTNGATSVIYEGTPDTPGRDRLWDIAERYGVTILYTAPTAIRTFMKWGTQEPESHDLSKLRLLGSVGEPINPEAWIWYHKYIGGGRCPIVDTWWQTETGAIMISPLPGATTLKPGSATFPLPGIAAEVVDEAGTKVERGGGYLTLTRPWPSMLRGIWGDPERYQETYWARYGDRYFAGDGCKVDADGYLWMLGRVDDVMNVSGHRISTTEVESALVDHPSVAEAAVVGANDAVTGQAIMSYVIVRGGIETTPELGEELRQHVAKKIGPTAKPKTVIFTDELPKTRSGKIMRRLLRDVAEGRALGDTTTLADATVVEEIRKRAEEQPTEE
- a CDS encoding TetR/AcrR family transcriptional regulator C-terminal domain-containing protein, translated to MSRRTGVGLTRERVLQAGLGLVDREGVEALTMRRLGKELGVEAMSLYGYVANKQDLLDGVLARVYEEVAPVVTGTWEEGLRAIARQVRHVLLRHPHVVGLVAARPVCGARGLQVVESALAELRDAGLDPVSAQQALTLVLGFAVSHVANQVGGVGGPGHDAEFEVGLDVIVAGVSGLIDSMV
- a CDS encoding SAM-dependent methyltransferase; its protein translation is MTRDAADVVAARIERLGPRPLSEVLDVALYEPGAGFYDRGGSAGRREGDFLTSPEVGPLFGAVVARALDTWWRAMGAPDPFLVVEAGAGPGTLARAVLHAEPDCAVALRYVLVERSPSQRRRHAAVVPLEEPSLVLPPVDADTGEPVPEAPPGPLLTSLAELPRVPGTSAVVLANELLDNLPFDLAERREGAWDEVRVGRAEHGFQETTVPLDESRSQLLDRLAPDAPDGARVPLQAAAGDWLRTALATAGPSGRVVVVDYAATTEELAKRPQDEWLRTYRAHAPGGAYLDALGNQDVTCEIAVDQLATVRPPTSDTAQHEWLRHHGIDDLVAEGKRLWTERAHVADLAAVAARSRISEAEALLDPTGLGAFRVLEWSHH